Proteins co-encoded in one Stenotrophomonas maltophilia genomic window:
- a CDS encoding fimbrial protein — protein sequence MTVELSTTPTSTCRLAVLLALLSIPLMASADSVVLDINGRLLPGTCTLSAPAIALDPVRAGVLSVGGNALKAGQLEFTGCIGVAQAVLSFDGLPADGDADRWKNTAAADAATGVSIVLLEGATGNTHLKHGSTGIVVPVSGTGAVYPLRAGYYRPDNRGVNAGQVQASITVTAAYR from the coding sequence ATGACCGTTGAACTGTCGACCACGCCGACGTCTACCTGCCGCCTGGCTGTCCTGCTGGCGCTGCTGTCGATACCCCTGATGGCGAGCGCCGACTCGGTGGTACTGGATATCAACGGCCGCCTGCTGCCAGGAACCTGCACGCTGAGTGCGCCCGCCATCGCGCTGGATCCGGTGAGGGCTGGCGTTCTCAGTGTTGGTGGCAACGCATTGAAAGCCGGCCAGCTGGAGTTCACCGGATGCATTGGCGTGGCGCAGGCGGTGTTGTCCTTCGATGGCCTACCCGCTGATGGTGACGCCGATCGTTGGAAGAACACCGCAGCGGCCGACGCCGCCACCGGCGTATCCATCGTGCTGCTGGAAGGGGCTACAGGCAATACGCATCTGAAGCATGGCAGCACCGGCATCGTGGTTCCGGTCAGTGGAACCGGCGCGGTCTATCCGCTGCGCGCAGGCTACTACCGCCCAGACAACCGGGGCGTCAATGCGGGCCAGGTGCAGGCGTCCATCACCGTCACCGCCGCCTATCGGTAA
- a CDS encoding fimbria/pilus outer membrane usher protein translates to MSLALASTATQAAPAPAVEFSEGFLIGGQAIDMRRYAEGNPLPVGDYRVDVLVNGRFLETRDITFVAAGDNHRAQPCLPAPMLRSLDLQTQHLAALEAADTACIDLPTLIEGATVAFDSHALQLLLTIPQAAQARSARGHVAPEQRDAGITAGFVDYTANHNRSNGQASSYLGLRAGVNLGDWRLRHRTSFSHTAAGTRRAVISSHAQRDIPAWNSQLLIGQSNTGGELFDSVAFTGVRIATDDRMLPDSLRGFAPVVQGIAEGNAVVTVRQGGIIIHEANVAPGPFVIDDLYPTHFGGDLEVTVTEADGRSQRFNVNFSAVPQALRAGASRFSSTAGVLRDAGVQSEHLRFAEGTYARGLSNRLTVLGGSQIAQGYTALLAGAAINTGIGAFGADVTHSRVRQPGVGLISGNSYRLNYQRYVAATGTNFGLAAYRYSTQGFFTLGDAARSRGDSWDVGGRARQRYQLNFSQRVGERSNLYLSGGHVAYWDIAQRQNDFQLGFQTTVGRANVGLSALRYRLGDGGLDTRYALTLSMPLGRSHHAPRVSSQLTHAAGGQQAQLGLNGAFGERRALNYTLSTTRGQGQSTSSNAYATYQARWAQLNAGYSRAGTRSSQTFGAAGSMVVHPGGLNFGQPVGEGLVLVHAPGAQGARVGNGHDIRVAGNGYALLPHVTPYRWNRIDLEPSGLPLEVELLQTSQRVAPTAGGIVRVAFEVRRERTLFIDATDALGQPLPFAARLEDEQGTPRGAVGQGGVIHLRGPQDEGTLIVDPQGPHRCRLHYQMPSEPDAYGLSWSQAMCQPLAPDGLRVGRLSTHDALAEESAAPPPHEPNLHDR, encoded by the coding sequence ATGAGCCTCGCATTGGCGTCGACCGCTACGCAGGCAGCGCCGGCCCCCGCGGTTGAATTCAGCGAGGGCTTCCTCATCGGTGGACAGGCCATCGACATGCGTCGCTATGCCGAGGGCAATCCCCTGCCGGTGGGCGATTACCGTGTGGACGTGCTGGTCAATGGTCGATTCCTGGAAACGCGCGACATCACCTTCGTCGCCGCCGGGGACAATCACAGGGCCCAGCCTTGCCTGCCTGCGCCCATGCTGCGAAGTCTGGACCTGCAGACGCAGCATCTGGCCGCGCTGGAGGCGGCCGACACCGCGTGCATCGATCTGCCGACGCTGATCGAAGGCGCCACCGTCGCCTTCGACAGCCATGCGTTGCAACTGCTGTTGACCATTCCGCAGGCCGCACAGGCACGCAGCGCGCGCGGGCACGTGGCACCGGAACAACGCGATGCCGGCATCACCGCAGGCTTCGTCGACTACACCGCCAACCACAACCGCAGCAACGGCCAGGCCAGCAGCTACCTGGGGCTGCGTGCAGGCGTCAATCTGGGTGATTGGCGGCTTCGCCACCGCACCTCGTTCAGCCACACCGCAGCCGGCACGCGGCGGGCCGTCATCAGCAGCCATGCGCAGCGTGATATTCCTGCCTGGAACAGCCAGCTGCTGATCGGGCAGAGCAACACCGGCGGCGAGCTGTTCGACAGCGTGGCCTTTACCGGCGTGCGCATCGCCACCGACGACCGCATGCTGCCCGACTCATTGCGGGGCTTCGCACCGGTCGTGCAGGGCATCGCCGAGGGCAATGCAGTGGTCACCGTGCGCCAGGGTGGCATCATCATCCACGAAGCGAACGTCGCGCCGGGGCCCTTCGTCATCGACGATCTCTACCCCACGCACTTCGGTGGTGATCTGGAGGTCACCGTCACTGAAGCCGACGGCCGCAGCCAGCGCTTCAATGTCAATTTCTCCGCCGTGCCACAGGCCCTGCGCGCCGGTGCTTCGCGCTTCAGCAGCACGGCAGGCGTGCTGCGCGATGCCGGCGTGCAGAGCGAACATCTGCGGTTTGCCGAAGGTACCTACGCGCGGGGCCTGAGCAATCGACTGACCGTGCTTGGCGGCAGCCAGATTGCACAGGGATACACGGCGTTACTGGCCGGCGCGGCGATCAATACCGGCATCGGTGCCTTCGGTGCGGACGTGACCCACTCGCGCGTGCGCCAGCCCGGCGTGGGGCTGATCAGCGGCAACAGCTACCGGCTCAACTACCAGCGCTATGTGGCCGCTACGGGTACCAATTTCGGGCTGGCCGCCTACCGCTACAGTACGCAGGGCTTCTTTACCCTGGGTGACGCCGCCCGTTCCCGTGGTGATTCATGGGACGTGGGAGGCCGAGCGCGCCAGCGTTACCAGCTGAACTTCTCGCAGAGGGTGGGCGAGCGCAGCAATCTCTACCTCAGTGGCGGCCATGTCGCCTATTGGGACATCGCGCAGCGCCAGAACGATTTCCAGCTGGGCTTCCAGACCACCGTGGGGCGTGCCAACGTCGGCCTGTCCGCATTGCGCTATCGGCTGGGCGACGGCGGGCTGGATACGCGCTACGCCCTGACCCTCAGCATGCCGTTGGGCCGCAGCCACCACGCACCCCGGGTCAGCAGCCAACTCACCCATGCCGCAGGTGGCCAACAGGCGCAGCTGGGCCTGAACGGTGCCTTCGGCGAGCGCCGCGCGCTGAACTACACGCTTTCCACCACGCGCGGGCAGGGGCAATCGACCAGCAGCAATGCCTACGCCACCTACCAGGCGCGCTGGGCCCAGCTCAACGCCGGCTACAGCCGCGCCGGCACGCGCAGCAGCCAGACCTTCGGCGCTGCCGGCAGCATGGTGGTGCACCCGGGAGGCCTCAACTTTGGCCAGCCAGTAGGGGAGGGCCTGGTGCTGGTGCATGCGCCGGGTGCGCAGGGCGCGCGCGTGGGCAACGGCCACGACATCCGTGTGGCAGGCAACGGCTACGCCTTGCTGCCGCATGTCACGCCCTATCGCTGGAACCGCATCGACCTGGAGCCGTCCGGCTTGCCGCTTGAGGTCGAACTGCTGCAGACCTCGCAGCGCGTGGCACCCACTGCCGGCGGCATCGTGCGCGTGGCATTTGAAGTGCGGCGCGAGCGTACGTTGTTCATCGATGCCACCGATGCGCTGGGCCAGCCTTTGCCCTTCGCGGCCAGGCTGGAGGATGAACAGGGCACACCGCGGGGAGCCGTGGGCCAGGGCGGCGTGATCCATCTGCGCGGCCCGCAGGACGAGGGCACGCTGATCGTCGATCCCCAGGGGCCGCACCGTTGCCGCCTGCACTACCAGATGCCGAGCGAGCCCGACGCCTACGGGCTGTCCTGGAGCCAGGCGATGTGCCAGCCGCTGGCGCCGGATGGGCTGCGGGTGGGGCGTCTCTCCACCCATGATGCGTTGGCTGAGGAATCAGCGGCGCCCCCACCACATGAGCCGAATCTTCATGACCGTTGA
- a CDS encoding fimbrial protein, with amino-acid sequence MTIPLRDVCAASPLLLGLFVAGESLAATCQPISGDVDLTQMIDVDYVAEPDRYLGTAQADLVFTCDSGATITTVTPSLLGMRYVRDITDRGAAYELASGSPLFMFSARASACDWVEENPGDPPVWWCNEAEQPIGNTFRDGQPGDLYAYGLSGEVRVTLVVDIYSRGGGMTDVPMRNVGFTTTQWNTFNGRHNLNIGVRFRAQTCAVAARDVVLDPIDIMDLHTQGSGGEMPFEMAVTCAAAGRPLSLEMLDANDPNNVNSWLVPATGSSTTGVALQLMHNGAPLQLHQQWVQGSTGTGTVQVPFSARYLHTSDPLAPGAIRAEATLLANYN; translated from the coding sequence GTGACCATCCCTCTACGCGATGTATGTGCTGCTTCCCCGTTACTGCTGGGACTCTTTGTTGCCGGCGAAAGCCTGGCGGCGACCTGCCAGCCCATCAGTGGCGATGTTGATCTGACCCAGATGATCGATGTGGATTATGTGGCCGAGCCGGACCGCTATCTCGGAACCGCCCAGGCGGACCTTGTCTTCACATGTGATTCCGGGGCGACCATTACCACGGTCACTCCCAGCCTGCTGGGCATGCGCTACGTGCGCGATATCACCGATCGGGGCGCAGCGTACGAGCTTGCATCAGGTTCGCCGCTCTTCATGTTCAGTGCGAGGGCATCCGCCTGTGACTGGGTAGAGGAAAATCCAGGTGATCCGCCGGTGTGGTGGTGCAATGAAGCTGAACAGCCTATCGGGAACACGTTTCGCGATGGTCAGCCTGGCGATCTCTACGCCTATGGCTTGAGTGGGGAAGTACGCGTCACCCTGGTTGTCGATATCTATTCGCGTGGTGGCGGCATGACCGATGTGCCGATGCGCAACGTCGGCTTCACCACCACGCAGTGGAACACCTTCAACGGCCGCCACAACCTGAACATTGGCGTGCGCTTCCGGGCGCAGACCTGCGCGGTCGCCGCACGCGATGTGGTGCTTGATCCCATCGACATCATGGACCTGCATACGCAGGGCAGTGGCGGGGAGATGCCGTTCGAGATGGCCGTCACCTGTGCCGCCGCCGGGCGTCCGCTGAGCCTGGAAATGCTCGATGCCAACGACCCGAACAACGTCAACAGCTGGTTGGTGCCCGCCACGGGTTCCTCAACCACGGGCGTGGCGCTGCAGCTGATGCACAACGGTGCGCCGCTGCAGTTGCACCAGCAGTGGGTGCAGGGCAGCACCGGTACCGGAACCGTCCAGGTGCCCTTCAGTGCGCGCTACCTGCATACCAGCGACCCGTTGGCGCCAGGCGCCATCCGCGCCGAAGCCACGTTGCTGGCGAACTACAACTGA
- a CDS encoding fimbrial protein translates to MSLKTKILTFSLLSITAAPAFAERLEITGELITSTCTVGSTGGAITVPMGKVDLASVNAATRAGHKNFTITLDCSGSGASQDVGVRFGGVQDGSTGNLALTATSTAGNVGVALYDSTGNQQRVGEDPTVWVTIPANGNGQLDYSAWYASPAMNATAGTADASGDFVVLYR, encoded by the coding sequence ATGTCCCTGAAAACCAAGATCCTGACGTTCTCGCTGCTGTCCATTACCGCCGCCCCGGCTTTCGCCGAGCGCCTGGAAATCACCGGTGAACTGATCACCTCCACCTGCACGGTCGGCTCCACCGGCGGTGCCATCACCGTGCCGATGGGCAAGGTTGATCTGGCCTCGGTCAATGCAGCCACCCGTGCCGGCCATAAGAACTTCACCATCACCCTCGACTGCTCCGGCTCTGGCGCATCGCAGGATGTCGGCGTGCGCTTCGGTGGCGTGCAGGATGGCAGCACCGGCAATCTGGCACTGACTGCGACGTCGACCGCTGGCAACGTGGGTGTTGCGCTGTACGACAGCACCGGCAACCAGCAGCGCGTGGGCGAAGACCCCACCGTGTGGGTCACCATCCCGGCCAACGGCAACGGCCAGCTGGACTACAGCGCCTGGTATGCCTCGCCGGCCATGAATGCTACCGCCGGTACCGCCGACGCCTCCGGCGATTTCGTGGTGCTGTACCGCTGA
- a CDS encoding fimbrial biogenesis chaperone has product MSIRASTWMAAFVAASLAVPASAAITLQGTRIVHDAGKARDITIKASNVGEQPAMTQVWIDNGDSHARPENVRTPFRLTPADPRLLQPQQGQAYRITYAPRPADTPLPTDRESVFYFNLLDIPPKPSDANGQNVLQFAVRTRIKLFHRPAGLQGNVRDAAAALQWKAGAGELTVHNPSAYHVSLSTLTLADGRRVEVDMVAPGQTISFPVTGAAALPDRLQFQWLDDYGTPRDHHATMGG; this is encoded by the coding sequence ATGAGTATCCGCGCATCGACGTGGATGGCCGCGTTCGTCGCGGCCTCGCTGGCCGTTCCCGCATCGGCCGCCATCACATTGCAGGGCACGCGCATCGTCCATGATGCGGGCAAGGCTCGCGACATCACGATCAAGGCCAGCAATGTCGGCGAACAGCCGGCGATGACCCAGGTCTGGATCGACAATGGCGACAGCCATGCCCGGCCGGAGAACGTGCGCACGCCCTTCCGGCTTACACCGGCCGACCCGCGCCTGTTGCAGCCGCAGCAGGGACAGGCGTATCGCATCACCTATGCGCCGCGCCCTGCGGACACGCCGCTGCCGACCGATCGCGAGTCGGTGTTCTATTTCAACCTTCTGGATATTCCACCCAAGCCATCCGATGCGAACGGCCAGAATGTGCTGCAGTTCGCCGTACGCACCCGCATCAAGCTGTTCCACCGTCCTGCAGGGCTGCAGGGCAACGTGCGTGATGCGGCGGCGGCGCTTCAGTGGAAAGCCGGTGCCGGTGAGCTGACCGTACACAACCCCAGCGCCTATCATGTGTCGCTGAGCACGTTGACGCTGGCCGATGGTCGACGCGTGGAGGTGGACATGGTGGCCCCCGGTCAAACGATCAGCTTCCCGGTAACCGGCGCAGCCGCACTACCCGATCGCCTGCAGTTCCAGTGGCTGGACGACTACGGAACGCCGCGCGATCACCATGCCACGATGGGTGGATAG
- a CDS encoding fimbrial protein, translated as MGTASLLSIAGLLLFATGNASASGRLTLSGEVKQATCVLQGSTITAPSVRADLIDAPGSGHDFSVEMTCPLAGIQIDLTLRDANDAGNTGHLLTRGAGSTGSGWTLGLLRGGSAVAFATPWNHGPSVLGENRIALTVVYVQESPTLVPGQVLGRATLEAAYR; from the coding sequence ATGGGTACGGCATCCTTGCTCTCCATTGCAGGCCTGCTTCTGTTCGCAACAGGCAATGCGTCCGCGTCGGGACGGCTTACCCTCAGCGGCGAGGTCAAGCAGGCCACGTGCGTCCTGCAGGGCAGCACCATCACCGCACCCTCCGTGCGTGCGGACCTGATCGATGCGCCAGGCAGCGGACACGATTTTTCCGTGGAAATGACCTGTCCACTGGCGGGAATCCAGATCGACCTGACCCTGCGCGATGCCAACGATGCGGGCAACACCGGGCATCTGCTGACCCGCGGCGCCGGCTCGACCGGCTCTGGCTGGACGCTGGGGCTGCTGCGCGGGGGAAGCGCCGTGGCCTTCGCCACGCCGTGGAATCATGGCCCCTCCGTACTGGGCGAGAACCGTATCGCGCTCACGGTCGTTTACGTGCAGGAGTCCCCCACCCTCGTTCCTGGCCAGGTGCTCGGCCGCGCTACGCTGGAAGCGGCCTATCGTTGA
- the thiL gene encoding thiamine-phosphate kinase: MSLAEFTLIDRIRARTVERDDIVLGIGDDAALLQPRANEQLVVTADTLNSGVHFPAETPAFDIGWKTLAVNLSDLAAMGARPAWCTLALSLPEATEDWIESFADGFFALADQHDIALIGGDTTRGPLSLSVTAMGQVGRGQALRRDRAQVGDDIWVSGTLGDAAGALRLWQQNALSVATATLLADYESLRLRLLRPTPRVTLGLRLRAFAHAAVDVSDGLLADLGHIATRSAVAAHVDPDLLPTSNALRELLGREGARDCALRGGDDYELCFTAAADQRDALHYLAESLDVPLTRIGRIAEGQGVHVDGEAADGGYQHFA; encoded by the coding sequence ATGTCCCTGGCCGAATTCACCCTCATCGACCGCATCCGCGCCCGCACCGTCGAGCGCGACGACATCGTCCTCGGCATCGGCGATGACGCCGCGCTGCTGCAGCCGCGTGCCAACGAACAGCTGGTGGTCACCGCCGACACGCTCAACAGCGGCGTGCATTTCCCGGCCGAAACCCCGGCGTTCGACATCGGCTGGAAGACCCTGGCGGTCAACCTCTCCGACCTGGCTGCGATGGGCGCACGCCCGGCCTGGTGCACGCTGGCGCTGTCGTTGCCGGAAGCTACCGAAGACTGGATCGAGTCCTTCGCCGATGGCTTCTTCGCCCTGGCCGACCAGCACGACATCGCATTGATTGGTGGTGACACCACGCGTGGACCGCTGTCGCTGTCGGTCACTGCGATGGGCCAGGTTGGCCGTGGCCAGGCACTGCGCCGCGACCGCGCGCAGGTGGGGGACGATATCTGGGTCAGCGGCACACTGGGCGATGCCGCCGGTGCACTGCGGCTGTGGCAGCAGAACGCGCTGAGCGTGGCCACCGCCACCCTGCTGGCCGACTACGAAAGCCTGCGCCTGCGCCTGCTGCGGCCCACCCCGCGCGTCACCTTGGGCCTGCGCCTGCGTGCCTTCGCGCACGCCGCGGTGGATGTGTCCGATGGCCTGCTGGCCGACCTGGGCCACATCGCCACGCGCAGTGCGGTGGCCGCGCATGTCGATCCCGACCTGCTGCCGACGTCGAACGCGCTGCGCGAGCTGCTCGGCCGCGAGGGCGCGCGTGACTGCGCCCTGCGTGGCGGTGACGACTACGAACTGTGCTTCACCGCTGCCGCTGACCAGCGCGACGCGCTGCACTATCTGGCCGAGTCGCTGGACGTGCCGCTCACCCGTATCGGCCGCATCGCCGAAGGGCAGGGCGTGCACGTGGACGGCGAAGCCGCCGACGGCGGTTACCAGCACTTCGCCTGA
- the nusB gene encoding transcription antitermination factor NusB — protein MNKNTQGKPSGKPVRRDGVDPVLRSRARRRAVQAIYAWQISGGNAQSLIAQFAHEQAREIADLAYFEALVHGVLDNRRDIDEALGPYLDRGIEEVDAIERAVLRLAAYELRYRLDVPYRVVINEAIESAKRFGSEHGHTYVNGVLDRAAVEWRKVESGH, from the coding sequence ATGAACAAGAACACCCAGGGCAAGCCCTCCGGTAAACCCGTCCGCCGCGATGGCGTCGATCCGGTGCTGCGCTCGCGCGCCCGCCGTCGTGCCGTGCAGGCCATCTACGCCTGGCAGATCTCTGGCGGCAACGCCCAGTCGCTGATCGCCCAGTTCGCCCACGAGCAGGCCCGCGAAATCGCCGACCTGGCGTACTTCGAAGCGCTGGTGCATGGCGTGCTCGACAACCGTCGTGATATCGACGAAGCCCTCGGCCCGTACCTGGACCGTGGCATCGAGGAAGTGGACGCGATCGAACGCGCGGTGCTGCGCCTGGCCGCCTACGAACTGCGGTACCGCCTGGACGTGCCGTACCGCGTGGTGATCAACGAAGCCATCGAATCGGCCAAGCGCTTCGGTTCCGAGCACGGCCACACCTACGTCAACGGCGTGCTGGATCGTGCCGCCGTGGAATGGCGCAAGGTCGAATCGGGTCACTGA